In one Silene latifolia isolate original U9 population chromosome 10, ASM4854445v1, whole genome shotgun sequence genomic region, the following are encoded:
- the LOC141605616 gene encoding protein argonaute 5-like isoform X2, whose protein sequence is MGLSLNIDSSARPFFKPLCVTSFVMESVKLRDLSRPLNDAARLKALRGITVETKHMGYRKCYKVIGISNEPANQIMFSLGNEESELFVAQYFREKYKMQLKFPALPCIQVGSSKKPTYIPMEDNVEVEIECSVQYRVATQNDDDEYYELMNPGEQIQEYVFDVVRDIVPKMNYTQPLERKYEVAISLSEELQMVMGEYGYSLENALITNIVRKVTEEDNRQENEHSVRTVRTS, encoded by the exons ATGGGACTATCTCTAAACATTG ATTCATCTGCTCGGCCTTTCTTCAAACCATTATGTGTTACCTCATTCGTGATGGAGAGTGTGAAGTTAAGAGATCTTTCCAGGCCACTTAATGATGCTGCTCGTTTGAAG GCTTTAAGAGGCATAACTGTGGAAACTAAGCACATGGGCTACAGGAAGTGCTATAAAGTGATCGGGATATCGAACGAACCAGCGAATCAAATTAT GTTTTCTCTCGGTAATGAAGAGAGCGAATTGTTTGTTGCTCAATATTTCCGAGAAAAGTACAAAATGCAGCTGAAATTCCCTGCTTTGCCATGTATTCAAGTGGGATCGTCCAAAAAGCCTACATACATCCCCATGGAG GATAATGTCGAAGTAGAAATTGAATGCTCGGTTCAATATCGTGTAGCTACAcagaatgatgatgatgaatatTATGAACTGATGAATCCTGGAGAACAGATTCAGGAATATGTTTTCGATG TGGTTCGCGATATTGTTCCGAAGATGAATTATACTCAGCCACTTGAAAGAAAATATGAGGTTGCTATATCGCTATCAGAGGAGCTACAGATG GTTATGGGAGAATATGGGTACAGCTTAGAGAATGCTCTGATAACTAACATTGTGCGCAAAGTGACAGAAGAGGACAACAGACAAGAGAACgaacattcggtgagaacggtgagaacgagtTAA
- the LOC141605616 gene encoding protein argonaute 5-like isoform X1, giving the protein MGLSLNIDSSARPFFKPLCVTSFVMESVKLRDLSRPLNDAARLKKALRGITVETKHMGYRKCYKVIGISNEPANQIMFSLGNEESELFVAQYFREKYKMQLKFPALPCIQVGSSKKPTYIPMEDNVEVEIECSVQYRVATQNDDDEYYELMNPGEQIQEYVFDVVRDIVPKMNYTQPLERKYEVAISLSEELQMVMGEYGYSLENALITNIVRKVTEEDNRQENEHSVRTVRTS; this is encoded by the exons ATGGGACTATCTCTAAACATTG ATTCATCTGCTCGGCCTTTCTTCAAACCATTATGTGTTACCTCATTCGTGATGGAGAGTGTGAAGTTAAGAGATCTTTCCAGGCCACTTAATGATGCTGCTCGTTTGAAG AAGGCTTTAAGAGGCATAACTGTGGAAACTAAGCACATGGGCTACAGGAAGTGCTATAAAGTGATCGGGATATCGAACGAACCAGCGAATCAAATTAT GTTTTCTCTCGGTAATGAAGAGAGCGAATTGTTTGTTGCTCAATATTTCCGAGAAAAGTACAAAATGCAGCTGAAATTCCCTGCTTTGCCATGTATTCAAGTGGGATCGTCCAAAAAGCCTACATACATCCCCATGGAG GATAATGTCGAAGTAGAAATTGAATGCTCGGTTCAATATCGTGTAGCTACAcagaatgatgatgatgaatatTATGAACTGATGAATCCTGGAGAACAGATTCAGGAATATGTTTTCGATG TGGTTCGCGATATTGTTCCGAAGATGAATTATACTCAGCCACTTGAAAGAAAATATGAGGTTGCTATATCGCTATCAGAGGAGCTACAGATG GTTATGGGAGAATATGGGTACAGCTTAGAGAATGCTCTGATAACTAACATTGTGCGCAAAGTGACAGAAGAGGACAACAGACAAGAGAACgaacattcggtgagaacggtgagaacgagtTAA